A single Anopheles arabiensis isolate DONGOLA chromosome 2, AaraD3, whole genome shotgun sequence DNA region contains:
- the LOC120898083 gene encoding sideroflexin-1-3, translating into MAIELPRVNLDEPRYDQSTYLNRAKHFLIVTNPLNVFATEEQLDRAARIVRDYRAGKPVPDVSSVDELWSAKYLYDSAFHPDTGEKMLLVGRMSAQVPMNMTITGCMMTFYKSTPAVIFWQWFNQSFNAVVNYTNRSGASPISQEQLLTSYCMATGGALVTALSLNRLVRNAPPLVGRLVPLAAVAAANCINIPLMRIQEIKNGVTLLDKDGKELGQSVRAAKEGISAVTFSRILMAMPGMVFTPVLMNTLEKRGFLRRFPWANAPIQTLFCGLCLTFATPLCCALFSQKASISVDSIEEELRTKLRKERPELDVVYYNKGL; encoded by the exons ATGGCAATCGAACTACCTCGCGTTAACCTAGACGAGCCGCGCTATGACCAGAGTACCTACCTTAATCGTGCCAAGCATTTCCTTATCGTGACCAATCCGCTGAACGTGTTTGCCACCGAGGAGCAGCTTGACCGGGCTGCCCGAATCGTGCGCGACTATCG CGCCGGCAAACCCGTCCCAGATGTGAGCAGTGTCGATGAGCTATGGAGCGCCAAATATCTGTACGACAGTGCATTCCATCCGGACACCGGCGAAAAGATGCTGCTCGTCGGTCGTATGTCGGCCCAGGTGCCGATGAACATGACCATCACTGGATGCATGATGACGTTCTACAAGTCGACACCCGCCGTCATCTTCTGGCAGTGGTTCAACCAATCGTTCAATGCCGTGGTCAACTACACGAACCGCTCCGGTGCGTCACCCATCAGCCAGGAGCAGCTGCTGACCTCGTACTGCATGGCAACAGGTGGCGCCCTGGTGACTGCACTTTCGCTTAACCGTCTCGTTCGG AATGCTCCGCCGCTCGTTGGACGCCTGGTGCCGCTTGCCGCTGTTGCCGCAGCCAATTGCATTAACATTCCGCTGATGCGCATACA GGAaatcaaaaacggtgtaacGCTGCTGGATAAGGATGGCAAGGAACTGGGTCAATCGGTTCGAGCAGCCAAGGAAGGAATTTCGGCCGTCACGTTCAGCCGCATCTTGATGGCAATGCCTGGCATGG TGTTCACGCCGGTGCTGATGAATACGTTGGAAAAGCGTGGCTTCTTACGCCGCTTCCCGTGGGCCAATGCTCCGATCCAGACGCTCTTCTGTGGGTTGTGTCTTACGTTTGCCACGCCACTCTGCTGTGCGCTGTTCAGCCAAAAGGCGTCCATTAGCGTCGACAGTATTGAGGAGGAACTGCGCACGAAACTGCGCAAGGAGCGTCCCGAGCTGGATGTCGTATACTACAACAAGGGTCTGTAG
- the LOC120898082 gene encoding LOW QUALITY PROTEIN: ran-binding protein 3 (The sequence of the model RefSeq protein was modified relative to this genomic sequence to represent the inferred CDS: inserted 1 base in 1 codon) yields MANVERDDNMLNEEQESSQSNSSNGSSSVVQPSSFQLKSSVLRQSTFGGSAFLGGGGSSSSNSISSSPSLAGFAGGNAGLANSFNLKPSVLKPSQLSFGGIGSIKEGNGAAADKNGNDAVAPAPTNPFLKTQFSEDEPSDADAKGGSAESSKSATDKDGDNSTNSNNIDPLAKLKSASLPKSNLFANVKKSTLSEASCGFVFGQNVHERVTGENLSNASANTLPTTGFSFATSVAATAGESGAGGXGGNTANTASSNASGTATGKDGSDSSDGSSREPKDRESLEEAARRYEESRGALKRKYEEVETITGEEDERNVVEINCKLFAFAKSNWEERGHGTLRLNDKDNNESRVVFRQSGNLRVLINTKVWAGMVAQQPSQKSLRLTAIDSTGQIKVFLVMSRPEVITKLHKELSKRIETAKQTAEQEAAKENKDDNKPAVPIAPSSLDDGGSDDGSSIPVPADTEHLLSNADDADEPSSKKRASITSPPSS; encoded by the exons ATGGCGAATGTTGAAA GAGACGACAACATGTTGAATGAAGAGCAAGAATCGTCCCagtccaacagcagcaatggTTCAAGCAGTGTGGTGCAACCATCCAGCTTCCAGCTGAAATCAAGCGTCCTTAGACAGTCTACCTTTGGCGGATCTGCGTTCCTTGGGGGAGGTGGTTCTTCATCGAGCAACAGCATATCGTCCTCGCCATCCCTAGCCGGCTTTGCCGGCGGTAATGCTGGCTTGGCAAACAGTTTCAACCTGAAACCAAGCGTGCTGAAACCATCACAGCTATCGTTTGGCGGAATCGGAAGCATTAAAGAAGGCAACGGTGCGGCTGCAGATAAGAATGGTAACGATGCCGTCGCACCGGCCCCTACAAATCCCTTCCTGAAGACGCAGTTCAGCGAGGATGAACCATCGGATGCGGATGCAAAAGGTGGCTCGGCGGAAAGTAGCAAATCGGCAACGGACAAGGATGGCGACAACAGTACGAACAGCAACAATATCGATCCTTTGGCAAAGCTGAAAAGTGCCTCCCTGCCGAAGTCGAACCTATTCGCGAATGTGAAAAAATCGACGCTGAGCGAAGCGTCGTGCGGATTTGTGTTTGGCCAAAATGTCCACGAACGTGTGACGGGTGAAAATCTTAGCAACGCCAGTGCCAACACTCTTCCAACCACTGGCTTTTCATTCGCCACAAGCGTGGCGGCAACAGCGGGCGAAAGTGGTGCGGGTG GCGGGGGCAATACAGCGAACACAGCTTCGTCGAACGCTTCCGGCACCGCAACCGGCAAGGATGGGTCCGACTCTTCGGATGGCAGCAGCCGGGAGCCAAAGGATCGCGAAAGTCTGGAGGAAGCTGCCCGCCGCTATGAGGAAAGCCGGGGAGCACTGAAACGCAAGTACGAAGAGGTCGAGACCATCACTGGCGAAGAGGACGAACGGAACGTGGTCGAAATTAATTGCAAGCTGTTTGCGTTCGCCAAGTCGAACTGGGAGGAGCGTGGTCACGGCACGCTGCGACTTAATGACAAAGACAACAATGAATCTCGCGTTGTATTTCGGCAGTCCGGCAATCTTCGTGTATTGATCAACACTAAG GTATGGGCCGGAATGGTCGCACAACAACCGAGTCAAAAAAGTCTGCGTCTTACAGCTATTGACAGCACTGGACAGATAAAGGTGTTTCTAGTGATG TCCCGTCCAGAAGTGATTACGAAGCTCCATAAAGAGCTTTCGAAGCGCATCGAAACGGCGAAGCAAACGGCCGAGCAGGAGGCAGCAAAGGAAAATAAGGATGATAATAAGCCCGCGGTCCCTATTGCTCCATCCAGCTTAGATGACGGTGGATCAGACGACGGTTCCTCCATACCCGTACCGGCGGACACCGAACATTTACTATCGAACgcagatgatgctgatgagcCTAGTTCAAAGAAACGAGCCAGCATAACGTCACCACCGTCCTCCTAA
- the LOC120898081 gene encoding LOW QUALITY PROTEIN: puff-specific protein Bx42 (The sequence of the model RefSeq protein was modified relative to this genomic sequence to represent the inferred CDS: inserted 1 base in 1 codon), with translation MSLSTVLPAPSNPVWDRDDERKMKTPSMGALVSAKVAAPPYGQRKGWIPRTDADFGDGGAFPEIHVAQYPLGMGAPGNASKKSNALAVQLDQTGKVKYDAIARQGHSKDKIVYSNINQLLPAEVLAEDSEELQMPDQETINEITENTRKALEKLTNHKIVSAMPVRAAEKQAPAQYIRYTPSQQGDAFNSGAKQRIIRMVEAQVDPMEPPRFRINKKIPRGPPSPPAPVLHSPTRKVTVKEQKEWKVPPCISNWKNAKGYTIPLDKRLAADGRGLQQVHINEKFAKMAEALYIADRKAREAVEARAQLEKKLAXKEKEKKEDMLRQMAQRARDERAGIRHPDAAGESLAGGSGTTDLRERDEIRAERHRERARDRNLARAAPEKRSKLQRERERDISEQIALGMPAKTNLAGESQFDQRLFNTSKGMDSGYGDDEAYNVYDKPWRDSGTLGQHLYRPSKSIDNDAYGADLDKIVNTNRFVPDKEFSGTDRSAQNVRQGPVQFEKEEDPFGLDQFLSMAKKAPKRKEDSFAGASGSGSSSRDKDRKKRRD, from the exons ATGTCACTGTCCACTGTTTTGCCCGCGCCATCCAATCCCGTTTGGGATCGAGATGATGAGCGCAAAATGAAGACACCATCGATGGGCGCATTGGTAAGCGCCAAGGTTGCAGCCCCTCCGTACGGACAGCGCAAAGGATGGATCCCTAGAACTGATGCAGATTTTGGCGATGGAGGTGCTTTTCCGGAAATTCATGTGGCCCAGTATCCTTTGG GTATGGGTGCTCCCGGAAATGCGTCCAAGAAATCGAACGCGCTGGCGGTACAGCTAGACCAAACAGGGAAGGTGAAGTACGATGCCATTGCTCGCCAGGGCCACTCGAAGGACAAAATTGTGTATTCCAACATAAACCAACTGCTTCCAGCGGAAGTGCTGGCCGAGGACTCGGAAGAACTGCAAATGCCTGACCAAGAGACGATTAACGAAATAACGGAAAACACTCGCAAAGCGTTGGAAAAACTGACAAACCACAAGATCGTATCGGCTATGCCGGTGAGAGCCGCCGAAAAGCAAGCGCCCGCACAGTACATCCGCTACACGCCGTCTCAGCAGGGCGATGCGTTCAATTCCGGCGCGAAACAGCGCATCATTCGTATGGTGGAAGCACAAGTGGATCCGATGGAACCGCCCCGTTTCCGCATCAACAAAAAGATCCCCCGCGGGCCGCCTTCTCCTCCTGCGCCGGTACTGCACTCTCCCACGAGAAAAGTCACGGTAAAGGAGCAGAAGGAATGGAAAGTACCGCCTTGCATTTCAAACTGGAAAAACGCAAAGGGTTACACTATTCCGCTGGACAAGCGTCTTGCTGCCGATGGCCGGGGTTTACAGCAGGTGCATATAAACGAAAAGTTCGCCAAGATGGCCGAAGCACTGTACATCGCCGATCGTAAGGCACGGGAGGCCGTGGAGGCTCGTGCACAGCTGGAAAAGAAATTGG caaaagaaaaggaaaagaaggaagacATGCTTCGCCAAATGGCTCAGCGTGCGCGTGACGAGCGGGCGGGAATTCGTCATCCGGATGCAGCTGGCGAAAGTCTTGCCGGGGGCTCGGGTACGACCGATTTGCGCGAGCGCGATGAGATACGTGCGGAAAGACACCGCGAGCGAGCCCGCGATCGTAACCTTGCAAGAGCTGCCCCGGAGAAGCGGTCGAAGCTACAGCGTGAGAGGGAGCGTGACATTTCGGAACAGATTGCACTGGGAATGCCAGCCAAAACTAACCTGGCAGGTGAATCACAGTTCGACCAGCGTCTATTCAATACCTCAAAGGGTATGGACTCTGGGTACGGGGACGATGAAGCATACAACGTTTACGACAAGCCGTGGCGTGACTCGGGCACCCTGGGACAACATTTGTACCGGCCGAGCAAATCAATCGACAACGACGCATACGGCGCAGATCTGGACAAGATCGTCAACACCAACAGATTCGTTCCCGATAAGGAGTTCAGCGGAACGGACCGCAGTGCACAGAATGTACGGCAAGGGCCGGTACAGTTCGAAAAGGAAGAGGATCCCTTTGGTTTGGACCAATTCTTGTCGATGGCCAAGAAAGCGCCTAAAAGGAAAGAAGATTCTTTTGCTGGCGCAAGTGGTAGCGGTAGCAGTAGCCGTGATAAGGATCGTAAAAAACGCAGGGATTAG
- the LOC120898080 gene encoding TBC1 domain family member 22B isoform X1, translating into MPFYLNPSYQAVQQRRPCSGVHHRSSPTNSPWVDMSSGSASTASTAGGTTTAADGTTSSSFWRNNSRTIPGRPTTVTNRIGSGRTIGAGSSGGSSSFQDYQDSVSDAWDLGDDEFCIISGVVDTRISKRASQTAALNVIKTHKSGAGGSVSKPQTSVHLDTQELLTGPATNPIEQQQSGCGDAHVEAELRIESLDIQSQSQQQQHQQHQQQQQQQQSSNDGVGYAHDQRLRQRFHAYPGRPQLLKLSSNVASKDVECESKYEKFSNILEAPLLNLIALKELSWSGVPRKMRAVTWRLLSGYLPTSLERRQTVLERKRVDYRKLVQQYFDADCRDESQQDTYRQIHIDVPRMNPHVALFQQKLVQEMFERILFIWAIRHPASGYVQGINDLVTPFFIVFLQEAVGPDKDLEQCQLSDLSIEQRDIIESDSFWCLSKFLDCIQDNYIFAQLGIQAKVNQLKELIQRIDGTLHRHLQMHGVDYLQFSFRWMNNLLTRELPLYCTIRLWDTYLAESDGFAVFQLYVCAAFLLHWREQLLQEKDFQGLMLLLQNLPTHNWMDSHIGVLVAEAFRLKFTYADAPKHLEAKS; encoded by the exons ATGCCCTTCTATTTGAATCCTTCTTACCAAG CAGTACAGCAACGTCGTCCGTGTTCCGGTGTTCACCATCGATCCTCACCAACGAACAGTCCTTGGGTGGACATGAGTAGCGGTAGCGCCAGTACTGCTAGTACTGCCGGTGGTACTACTACGGCGGCCGATGGTACGACTTCCTCTTCCTTTTGGCGCAACAACAGCCGTACCATACCCGGTCGACCTACCACGGTCACCAATCGTATAGGGAGCGGGCGGACTATCGGAGCTGGCTCATCGGGTGGCAGTTCGTCGTTCCAGGATTATCAGGACTCCGTTAGCGATGCGTGGGACCTCGGCGACGATGAATTCTGCATTATTTCCGGTGTAGTGGATACGCGCATATCAAAACGAGCTTCACAGACGGCGGCACTGAATGTGATTAAAACTCACAAGAGCGGTGCTGGCGGCAGTGTATCTAAACCACAAACCTCCGTCCACCTGGACACACAGGAATTATTGACTGGCCCCGCTACGAATCCGATTGAGCAACAGCAGAGCGGCTGTGGTGATGCGCACGTGGAGGCAGAGTTAAGAATTGAAAGCTTAGATATCCAATCCCAgtcccagcagcaacagcatcagcaacaccaacaacaacagcagcagcagcaatcgtcCAACGATGGAGTGGGATACGCGCACGATCAACG ACTTCGACAGCGGTTTCATGCGTATCCTGGACGTCCACAATTATTAAAACTATCCTCAAATGTGGCGTCGAAGGATGTGGAGTGTGAATCAAAGTACGAAAAGTTTAGTAACATCCTCGAGGCACCGCTACTGAATCTGATCGCGCTAAAGGAACTCAGTTGGTCGGGCGTGCCACGCAAAATGCGAGCAGTTACCTGGCGACTGCTTTCGGGTTACCTTCCCACCAGCTTAGAGCGCCGTCAAACGGTGCTGGAGCGGAAGCGTGTCGACTACCGAAAGCTGGTGCAGCAGTACTTTGATGCGGACTGTCGCGATGAAAGTCAGCAGGACACCTACCGCCAAATCCATATCGATGTTCCCCGAATGAATCCACACGTGGCGCTGTTTCAGCAGAAGCTCGTACAGGAGATGTTTGAGCGAATACTGTTCATCTGGGCCATCCGACACCCCGCTTCGGGGTACGTGCAGGGTATCAACGATCTCGTAACAccatttttcatcgtttttctACAGGAAGCTGTCGGACCGG ATAAAGATTTGGAGCAGTGCCAACTGAGTGACCTCAGCATTGAGCAGCGGGACATTATCGAATCTGATTCATTTTGGTGTTTGTCCAAATTTCTCGATTGCATCCAGGATAATTACATTTTTGCACAGCTCGGGATACAGGCAAAGGTCAATCAGCTGAAGGAACTGATTCAGCGAATCGATG GAACGCTGCACAGACATCTGCAGATGCACGGTGTTGACTATCTGCAATTTTCGTTCCGATGGATGAACAATCTCCTAACACGTGAACTGCCACTCTACTGCACTATCCGGCTGTGGGACACCTATTTGGCCGAGTCGGACGGTTTCGCCGTGTTTCAATTGTACGTGTGCGCCGCATTTTTGCTGCACTGGCGGGAACAGTTGCTGCAGGAAAAAGATTTCCAG GgtttgatgctgttgctgcaaaaTCTACCCACACACAACTGGATGGATTCGCATATCGGAGTGCTGGTGGCCGAAGCGTTTCGCCTTAAGTTCACCTATGCCGATGCCCCAAAGCACCTCGAAGCCAAAAGTTGA
- the LOC120898080 gene encoding TBC1 domain family member 22B isoform X2 — translation MSSGSASTASTAGGTTTAADGTTSSSFWRNNSRTIPGRPTTVTNRIGSGRTIGAGSSGGSSSFQDYQDSVSDAWDLGDDEFCIISGVVDTRISKRASQTAALNVIKTHKSGAGGSVSKPQTSVHLDTQELLTGPATNPIEQQQSGCGDAHVEAELRIESLDIQSQSQQQQHQQHQQQQQQQQSSNDGVGYAHDQRLRQRFHAYPGRPQLLKLSSNVASKDVECESKYEKFSNILEAPLLNLIALKELSWSGVPRKMRAVTWRLLSGYLPTSLERRQTVLERKRVDYRKLVQQYFDADCRDESQQDTYRQIHIDVPRMNPHVALFQQKLVQEMFERILFIWAIRHPASGYVQGINDLVTPFFIVFLQEAVGPDKDLEQCQLSDLSIEQRDIIESDSFWCLSKFLDCIQDNYIFAQLGIQAKVNQLKELIQRIDGTLHRHLQMHGVDYLQFSFRWMNNLLTRELPLYCTIRLWDTYLAESDGFAVFQLYVCAAFLLHWREQLLQEKDFQGLMLLLQNLPTHNWMDSHIGVLVAEAFRLKFTYADAPKHLEAKS, via the exons ATGAGTAGCGGTAGCGCCAGTACTGCTAGTACTGCCGGTGGTACTACTACGGCGGCCGATGGTACGACTTCCTCTTCCTTTTGGCGCAACAACAGCCGTACCATACCCGGTCGACCTACCACGGTCACCAATCGTATAGGGAGCGGGCGGACTATCGGAGCTGGCTCATCGGGTGGCAGTTCGTCGTTCCAGGATTATCAGGACTCCGTTAGCGATGCGTGGGACCTCGGCGACGATGAATTCTGCATTATTTCCGGTGTAGTGGATACGCGCATATCAAAACGAGCTTCACAGACGGCGGCACTGAATGTGATTAAAACTCACAAGAGCGGTGCTGGCGGCAGTGTATCTAAACCACAAACCTCCGTCCACCTGGACACACAGGAATTATTGACTGGCCCCGCTACGAATCCGATTGAGCAACAGCAGAGCGGCTGTGGTGATGCGCACGTGGAGGCAGAGTTAAGAATTGAAAGCTTAGATATCCAATCCCAgtcccagcagcaacagcatcagcaacaccaacaacaacagcagcagcagcaatcgtcCAACGATGGAGTGGGATACGCGCACGATCAACG ACTTCGACAGCGGTTTCATGCGTATCCTGGACGTCCACAATTATTAAAACTATCCTCAAATGTGGCGTCGAAGGATGTGGAGTGTGAATCAAAGTACGAAAAGTTTAGTAACATCCTCGAGGCACCGCTACTGAATCTGATCGCGCTAAAGGAACTCAGTTGGTCGGGCGTGCCACGCAAAATGCGAGCAGTTACCTGGCGACTGCTTTCGGGTTACCTTCCCACCAGCTTAGAGCGCCGTCAAACGGTGCTGGAGCGGAAGCGTGTCGACTACCGAAAGCTGGTGCAGCAGTACTTTGATGCGGACTGTCGCGATGAAAGTCAGCAGGACACCTACCGCCAAATCCATATCGATGTTCCCCGAATGAATCCACACGTGGCGCTGTTTCAGCAGAAGCTCGTACAGGAGATGTTTGAGCGAATACTGTTCATCTGGGCCATCCGACACCCCGCTTCGGGGTACGTGCAGGGTATCAACGATCTCGTAACAccatttttcatcgtttttctACAGGAAGCTGTCGGACCGG ATAAAGATTTGGAGCAGTGCCAACTGAGTGACCTCAGCATTGAGCAGCGGGACATTATCGAATCTGATTCATTTTGGTGTTTGTCCAAATTTCTCGATTGCATCCAGGATAATTACATTTTTGCACAGCTCGGGATACAGGCAAAGGTCAATCAGCTGAAGGAACTGATTCAGCGAATCGATG GAACGCTGCACAGACATCTGCAGATGCACGGTGTTGACTATCTGCAATTTTCGTTCCGATGGATGAACAATCTCCTAACACGTGAACTGCCACTCTACTGCACTATCCGGCTGTGGGACACCTATTTGGCCGAGTCGGACGGTTTCGCCGTGTTTCAATTGTACGTGTGCGCCGCATTTTTGCTGCACTGGCGGGAACAGTTGCTGCAGGAAAAAGATTTCCAG GgtttgatgctgttgctgcaaaaTCTACCCACACACAACTGGATGGATTCGCATATCGGAGTGCTGGTGGCCGAAGCGTTTCGCCTTAAGTTCACCTATGCCGATGCCCCAAAGCACCTCGAAGCCAAAAGTTGA